A genomic region of Noviherbaspirillum sp. L7-7A contains the following coding sequences:
- a CDS encoding response regulator transcription factor, with protein sequence MPITIAVIEVQPEFLSYLTELIHSDSDFLLVGTAINGHQGLKLVREVDADIYLLDLALPDLSGLDLLSEITSFRPDSNAMIISSSDDEINILSAIERGAAGYLLKSTKPIAFISALHDLYAGASPLSPVVAKKLIHVVRKQRSGKKNQPASMKRQVFAVSGILTERECQVLRELALGLAFLEIAANLSISSHTVAQHVRNIYRKLGVGSRGKAVYEATKLGLLRD encoded by the coding sequence ATGCCGATCACTATTGCTGTCATCGAGGTTCAACCAGAATTTTTGTCCTATCTTACTGAACTCATCCATTCTGACTCTGATTTTTTGCTTGTAGGAACAGCCATAAATGGTCATCAAGGCCTGAAATTGGTTCGTGAAGTTGACGCCGATATTTACTTGCTTGATCTCGCATTGCCGGATTTGAGTGGACTTGATTTGCTTTCTGAAATTACTTCGTTTCGGCCTGATTCAAATGCAATGATTATCAGCAGCTCCGATGATGAGATAAATATTCTTTCAGCAATCGAAAGAGGAGCAGCGGGCTATCTCTTGAAAAGTACTAAGCCGATAGCGTTCATTTCTGCACTGCATGATTTATATGCAGGCGCTTCGCCTCTTAGTCCTGTGGTGGCAAAAAAGCTCATCCATGTTGTCCGGAAACAGAGGTCGGGAAAAAAGAATCAGCCAGCGTCCATGAAACGCCAGGTTTTTGCTGTCTCTGGGATACTGACGGAGCGCGAATGTCAGGTGTTACGTGAACTCGCCCTAGGACTCGCATTTCTGGAAATTGCCGCCAATCTATCTATTTCTTCTCATACAGTGGCTCAACATGTTCGGAATATTTATCGGAAGTTGGGCGTTGGTTCCAGGGGCAAGGCTGTTTATGAGGCGACCAAATTAGGGCTATTGCGCGATTAA
- a CDS encoding cold-shock protein, which yields MATGTVKWFNDSKGFGFITPDGGGEDLFAHYSAIQMPGFKTLKEGQRVDFDPIQGAKGKQAANIQAV from the coding sequence ATGGCAACTGGCACCGTGAAGTGGTTTAACGACTCCAAGGGTTTCGGCTTTATTACTCCAGATGGCGGCGGAGAAGATCTGTTCGCTCACTACTCTGCAATACAAATGCCTGGTTTCAAGACGCTGAAAGAAGGACAAAGGGTTGACTTCGACCCAATCCAGGGCGCGAAGGGAAAGCAGGCTGCGAATATCCAGGCTGTCTAA